The Sphingomonas sp. LY54 genome includes a region encoding these proteins:
- a CDS encoding lipoprotein-releasing ABC transporter permease subunit, translating into MILNRYERMIARRYLLPGKGEGFIFLVASISLVAVMLGVAALIIVMSVMNGFRAELFDKVVGLNGHAVVQGYGGRLPDWREIVEEAKRTPGVTQAVPLIEQPLMASYEGRVEGVLVRGMQHKDIVENPVLQGKVLSGSLAALRPGSDNVAIGARLAESLGATVGGQISLISPQGRTTPFGTVPRIVSYNVAAIFEVGVYDYDKVFVMMPIEDAQTLLMLGDAVGMVEVETVDADKVGEILAPLAAKVAGRAVVADWRSMNSAIFEALSVERVAMFVILSLIILVAVFNILSSLIMLVRAKTRDIAILRTMGASRGSLLRIFMTVGTTIGGLGTIAGLLLGAVALYFRQPVVNFVQIITGQNLWDPSIRFLTELPSKTDPFEVLAVTIMALGFSFLATLYPAYKAASTDPVQVLRYE; encoded by the coding sequence ATGATCCTCAACCGCTACGAGCGCATGATCGCCCGGCGCTATCTGCTGCCGGGCAAGGGCGAGGGCTTCATCTTCCTGGTCGCCTCGATCAGCCTCGTCGCGGTCATGCTCGGCGTCGCTGCGCTGATCATCGTGATGAGCGTGATGAACGGCTTCCGCGCCGAATTGTTCGACAAGGTCGTCGGCCTCAACGGCCACGCCGTCGTCCAGGGCTATGGCGGCCGGCTCCCCGACTGGCGCGAGATCGTCGAGGAGGCCAAGCGCACGCCGGGCGTAACCCAGGCCGTGCCGCTGATCGAGCAGCCCTTGATGGCGAGCTATGAGGGCCGCGTCGAAGGCGTCCTCGTCCGCGGCATGCAGCACAAGGACATCGTCGAAAATCCCGTGCTCCAGGGCAAGGTCCTGTCGGGCTCGCTGGCGGCCCTTCGCCCGGGCTCCGACAATGTCGCGATCGGCGCCCGCTTGGCGGAGTCGCTCGGCGCCACCGTCGGCGGCCAGATCAGCCTGATCAGCCCGCAGGGCCGGACGACGCCGTTCGGCACGGTGCCGCGCATCGTCTCCTACAATGTCGCAGCGATCTTCGAGGTCGGGGTCTACGATTACGACAAGGTCTTCGTGATGATGCCGATCGAGGACGCACAGACATTGCTGATGCTGGGCGACGCGGTCGGCATGGTCGAGGTCGAGACGGTCGATGCCGACAAGGTCGGCGAGATTCTCGCGCCGCTTGCGGCCAAGGTCGCCGGCCGCGCGGTGGTCGCCGACTGGCGCAGCATGAACTCGGCGATCTTCGAGGCGCTCTCGGTGGAGCGCGTCGCGATGTTCGTGATCCTGTCGCTGATCATCCTCGTCGCGGTGTTCAACATCCTGTCGTCGCTGATCATGCTTGTCCGCGCCAAGACGCGCGACATCGCCATCCTGCGCACGATGGGCGCCTCGCGCGGCAGCCTGCTGCGCATCTTCATGACGGTCGGCACGACGATCGGCGGGCTCGGCACGATCGCTGGCCTCCTGCTCGGCGCGGTCGCGCTCTATTTCCGCCAGCCGGTGGTCAATTTCGTCCAGATCATCACCGGCCAGAATTTGTGGGATCCGTCGATCCGCTTCCTCACCGAACTGCCGTCCAAGACCGATCCGTTCGAAGTGCTGGCGGTGACGATCATGGCGCTGGGGTTCAGCTTCCTCGCCACGCTCTACCCGGCCTACAAGGCGGCGAGCACCGATCCCGTGCAGGTGCTCCGCTATGAGTGA
- a CDS encoding ABC transporter ATP-binding protein has protein sequence MSDILQVRDLRRAFQQGGETIHVLRGVDLDVANGEIVALLGPSGSGKSTMLQAVGLLEGGFEGSIRINGEEAARLDNDGRTRLRRDALGFVYQFHHLLPDFNAAENVILPQLIHGAETDAARARADSLLASLGLGHRLSHRPSQLSGGEQQRVAVARALANRPALVLADEPTGNLDEATADVVLAEFLRLVRGEGSAALVATHNERLAAKMDRVVRLHEGVLE, from the coding sequence ATGAGTGACATTCTCCAGGTCCGCGACCTTCGCCGCGCCTTCCAGCAGGGCGGCGAGACCATCCACGTTTTGCGCGGCGTCGATCTCGACGTCGCCAATGGCGAGATCGTCGCCTTGCTCGGCCCGTCAGGCTCGGGCAAATCGACCATGCTGCAGGCGGTCGGGCTGCTCGAGGGCGGATTCGAAGGCTCGATCCGCATCAACGGCGAGGAGGCCGCCCGGCTCGACAATGACGGCCGCACGCGCCTGCGCCGCGACGCATTGGGCTTCGTCTACCAGTTCCATCACCTGCTGCCCGATTTCAACGCGGCGGAGAACGTCATCCTGCCGCAGCTGATCCACGGCGCTGAGACCGACGCGGCCCGCGCCCGCGCCGATTCGCTGCTCGCCTCGCTCGGCCTCGGCCATCGCCTCAGCCACCGCCCCAGCCAGCTTTCAGGAGGCGAGCAGCAACGCGTCGCCGTCGCCCGCGCGCTCGCCAACCGTCCGGCTTTGGTGCTGGCCGACGAGCCCACCGGCAATCTCGACGAAGCGACCGCCGACGTGGTGCTCGCCGAATTCCTGCGGCTGGTGCGCGGCGAGGGCAGTGCGGCTCTGGTGGCAACGCATAACGAACGACTCGCCGCAAAAATGGACCGTGTCGTGCGTTTGCATGAAGGCGTGCTGGAGTAG
- a CDS encoding lysozyme inhibitor LprI family protein translates to MATKTFRTTAALAAFLSLAACGWLGAGSDENKTEADLTPAERKERIRDACATGTTYARLKDQLFAEAAKVRKDSTRNLETLAANSVIRMEEPLLKSRDETLNVTVCTGRLILELPPGAENAFDGERRLVAEIEYAAQAAADGSGLVYQMTGAEPIIYRLATFDMGRTRLAPAAPPAGDGIVNQSGDPFPPAPVGPPPPPQPRPAPEPVTRPQPAPVEDPLPPRSAARPSFNCASARTRSERMVCSSEALAARDRSMASVYNRAMEDADPETRTILRRTRDRFLAYRERCGSEACIADAYQGRTEEIRDIMADSR, encoded by the coding sequence ATGGCAACAAAGACTTTCCGGACCACGGCCGCGCTCGCGGCGTTTCTCTCGCTCGCGGCCTGCGGCTGGCTGGGCGCGGGCTCCGACGAGAACAAGACGGAGGCCGACCTGACGCCGGCCGAGCGCAAGGAGCGCATTCGCGACGCCTGTGCCACCGGCACGACCTATGCGCGCTTGAAGGACCAGTTGTTCGCCGAGGCCGCGAAGGTCCGCAAGGACAGCACCCGCAACCTCGAGACGCTGGCGGCGAACTCGGTCATCCGGATGGAAGAGCCTTTGCTCAAGAGCCGCGACGAGACGCTCAACGTCACCGTCTGCACCGGCCGCCTCATCCTCGAACTCCCGCCCGGCGCCGAAAATGCCTTCGACGGCGAGCGCAGGCTCGTCGCCGAGATCGAATATGCCGCCCAGGCCGCCGCCGACGGCAGCGGGCTCGTCTACCAGATGACCGGCGCCGAGCCGATCATCTACCGGCTCGCCACGTTCGACATGGGGCGCACGCGCCTCGCGCCCGCCGCGCCGCCGGCCGGGGATGGGATCGTGAACCAGTCCGGGGACCCGTTCCCCCCGGCCCCGGTCGGCCCGCCGCCGCCGCCGCAGCCGCGCCCGGCCCCCGAGCCGGTCACCCGCCCGCAGCCTGCGCCAGTCGAGGATCCGCTGCCCCCGCGCAGCGCCGCCCGCCCTAGCTTCAACTGCGCCTCGGCCCGCACCCGCAGCGAGCGCATGGTCTGCTCGAGCGAAGCACTCGCGGCGCGCGACCGGTCGATGGCCTCGGTCTACAATCGGGCGATGGAGGATGCCGATCCGGAGACAAGGACGATCCTGCGGCGCACGCGCGACCGTTTCCTGGCCTATCGCGAGCGTTGCGGCAGCGAGGCCTGCATCGCCGACGCCTATCAGGGGCGGACTGAGGAAATCAGGGACATCATGGCCGACAGCCGGTGA
- the dnaE gene encoding DNA polymerase III subunit alpha, whose product MASPYVPLRIFSCYTMLDGAIEPKAIAKQARKLEFPAAALTDRNGLYAAMAFTDACKGEGVQPVIGTMLGVARPGTPDNKPPILDWLALYAQDETGYDNLCALVSAAHLDRPVEQDAHVAFSALEGRTQGLIALTAGGEGALARLLAEEQADAASVYLDKLERLFPGRLYIELCRRGMETEQKAEEALIDLAYARDLPLVATNPACFTDADFHKAHDAMLCIAQSSQVDRDDRVKSSPEAWIKPAAEMRRLFEDVPEAIDNTSVVARRCGIGAPKRKPILPSLAGDLEGEADQLRRDAHAGMEARLAGYNDLSDEMRKVYFDRLDFEIDVIVRMGFPGYFLIVADFIKWAKDHDIPVGPGRGSGAGSAVAWALTITDLDPIRLNLLFERFLNPERVSMPDFDIDFCETRRGEVIRYVQQKYGATQVAQIITFGKLKARAVLKDTGRVLQMSYGHVDRLAKLIPNHPTDPWTLDRALNGVSELAAEYKDDIQVRRLFDLAMKLEGLPRHSSTHAAGVVIGDRRLDKLVPLYRDPRSDMPVTQFDMKYVEGAGLVKFDFLGLKTLSVLQKGVQMLAKRGIEVDLTALAWDDPKVYELLQRGETVGVFQLESEGMRRTLAAVKPTGFEDIIALVSLYRPGPMDNIPMFGARKNGREPIEYPHPMLEAVLKETYGIFVYQEQVMQAAQVLAGYSLGEADLLRRAMGKKIQAEMDAQRERFVSGCAAHAISKEKANELFDLIDKFAGYGFNKSHAAAYALVAYQTAWMKAHYPVEFYAASMCYDMHQTDKLAIFIEDMRRMDVGCLPPCINASEAEFSVEDVEGGRAVRYALGALKGVGEKAMEQLVEERRTNGPFKSLDDFADRVDPRLLNRRQIESMAAGGAFDAVWPSRASVVAAAETILAHAASAAEARTSGQGGLFGGEVEVAPIRIPDMPAWTMIEAMAQEKESFGFYFSAHPIDRFKHLASANGARTFGELAAMPAPSDGGRSNAVMAGLVEEARYRTSARGRRYLMATLSDASGQFIATCFEDSVAAQLEDAAKAGDCLLLNVELDRRPGEEAPRVTVKSVRSFDTLSKTVRLQMEVQAAGPEALQRLANALAAEKGGNGILCLRAPHGQGEADLVLGRDYRLDAELAARVERIEGIVSVRLSAAESARLALVS is encoded by the coding sequence ATGGCGTCCCCCTATGTCCCGCTCCGCATCTTCTCCTGCTACACGATGCTGGACGGCGCGATCGAGCCCAAGGCGATCGCCAAGCAGGCCAGAAAGCTGGAGTTTCCGGCGGCGGCGCTGACCGACCGCAACGGCCTCTACGCCGCCATGGCCTTCACCGACGCCTGCAAGGGCGAAGGCGTGCAGCCGGTGATCGGGACGATGCTGGGCGTCGCCCGGCCGGGCACTCCGGACAACAAGCCGCCGATCCTCGACTGGCTCGCCCTCTACGCCCAGGACGAGACCGGCTACGACAATCTTTGTGCGCTTGTGTCCGCGGCGCATCTCGATCGACCCGTGGAGCAGGACGCGCACGTTGCTTTCTCGGCGCTGGAAGGCCGCACCCAGGGTCTGATCGCGCTCACCGCGGGCGGGGAGGGGGCGCTCGCCCGCTTGCTCGCCGAGGAACAGGCCGACGCCGCCTCGGTCTACCTCGACAAGCTGGAACGCCTGTTTCCGGGCCGGCTCTATATCGAATTGTGCCGTCGCGGCATGGAGACCGAGCAGAAGGCCGAGGAAGCGCTGATCGACCTCGCTTATGCGCGCGACCTGCCGCTGGTGGCGACCAACCCGGCCTGCTTCACCGACGCCGACTTCCACAAGGCGCACGACGCGATGCTGTGCATCGCCCAGTCGAGCCAGGTCGATCGCGACGACCGCGTCAAGTCGTCGCCCGAGGCGTGGATCAAGCCCGCGGCCGAGATGCGCCGCCTGTTCGAGGATGTGCCCGAGGCGATCGACAATACGTCGGTGGTCGCCCGGCGCTGCGGCATCGGCGCGCCCAAGCGCAAGCCGATCCTGCCCAGCCTCGCCGGCGACCTCGAGGGTGAGGCCGACCAGCTCCGCCGCGACGCCCATGCCGGCATGGAGGCGCGCCTCGCCGGCTACAACGATCTCTCCGACGAGATGCGCAAGGTCTATTTCGACCGCCTCGACTTCGAGATCGACGTCATCGTCCGCATGGGCTTCCCGGGCTACTTCCTGATCGTCGCCGACTTCATCAAATGGGCCAAGGACCACGACATCCCTGTCGGTCCCGGCCGCGGATCGGGTGCCGGTTCGGCCGTCGCCTGGGCTTTGACGATCACCGATCTCGATCCGATCAGGCTCAACCTGCTGTTCGAGCGCTTCCTCAACCCGGAACGCGTGTCGATGCCCGACTTCGACATCGACTTCTGCGAAACGCGGCGCGGCGAGGTCATTCGCTACGTCCAGCAGAAATATGGCGCGACCCAGGTCGCGCAGATCATCACCTTCGGTAAATTGAAGGCTCGCGCCGTGCTGAAGGATACGGGCCGCGTGCTGCAGATGAGCTACGGCCATGTCGACCGGCTGGCGAAGCTCATCCCCAACCACCCGACCGATCCCTGGACGCTCGACCGCGCCTTGAACGGCGTCTCCGAGCTTGCCGCCGAATATAAGGACGACATCCAGGTCCGGCGCCTGTTCGATCTGGCGATGAAGCTGGAAGGCCTCCCGCGCCACAGCTCGACCCACGCCGCCGGCGTCGTCATCGGCGACCGCCGCCTCGACAAGCTCGTCCCGCTCTACCGCGATCCGCGCTCCGACATGCCGGTCACCCAGTTCGACATGAAATATGTCGAAGGCGCGGGCCTGGTGAAATTCGACTTCCTGGGTTTGAAGACGCTGTCGGTGCTGCAGAAGGGCGTGCAGATGCTCGCCAAGCGCGGCATCGAGGTCGATCTGACGGCGCTCGCCTGGGACGACCCCAAGGTCTACGAACTGCTCCAGCGCGGCGAGACGGTCGGCGTGTTCCAGCTCGAATCCGAAGGCATGCGGCGGACGCTGGCGGCAGTGAAGCCGACCGGCTTCGAGGACATCATCGCGCTCGTCTCGCTCTACCGTCCGGGGCCGATGGACAACATTCCGATGTTCGGGGCGCGCAAGAACGGCCGCGAGCCGATCGAATATCCGCATCCGATGCTCGAGGCGGTGCTGAAGGAAACCTACGGCATCTTCGTCTACCAGGAGCAAGTGATGCAGGCTGCGCAGGTGCTCGCCGGCTACAGCCTTGGTGAGGCCGATCTTCTCCGCCGCGCGATGGGCAAGAAGATCCAGGCCGAGATGGACGCGCAGCGCGAACGCTTCGTCTCCGGCTGCGCGGCGCACGCCATCTCGAAGGAGAAGGCGAACGAGCTGTTCGACTTGATCGACAAGTTCGCGGGCTACGGCTTCAACAAGAGCCACGCCGCCGCTTACGCCCTGGTCGCCTACCAGACGGCCTGGATGAAGGCGCATTATCCGGTCGAATTCTACGCCGCCTCGATGTGCTACGACATGCACCAGACCGACAAGCTCGCCATCTTCATCGAGGATATGCGGCGCATGGACGTCGGCTGCCTGCCGCCCTGCATCAATGCCAGCGAGGCCGAATTCTCGGTCGAGGACGTCGAGGGCGGCCGCGCCGTCCGCTACGCGCTCGGCGCGCTGAAGGGCGTCGGCGAGAAGGCGATGGAGCAACTGGTCGAGGAGCGCCGCACCAACGGCCCGTTCAAGTCGCTCGACGATTTCGCCGACCGCGTCGATCCGCGCCTGCTCAACCGCCGCCAGATCGAGAGCATGGCCGCCGGCGGCGCGTTCGATGCCGTCTGGCCGAGCCGCGCCTCGGTGGTTGCCGCTGCCGAGACCATTCTCGCCCATGCCGCCAGCGCCGCCGAGGCACGCACCAGCGGGCAGGGCGGCCTGTTCGGGGGCGAGGTCGAGGTCGCGCCGATCCGCATCCCCGACATGCCGGCCTGGACGATGATCGAGGCGATGGCCCAGGAGAAAGAGAGCTTCGGCTTCTATTTCTCGGCCCACCCGATCGATCGCTTCAAGCATCTCGCCAGCGCCAACGGCGCCCGCACCTTCGGCGAGCTCGCCGCGATGCCCGCGCCTTCGGACGGCGGCCGCTCCAACGCCGTCATGGCCGGCCTGGTCGAGGAAGCGCGCTACCGCACCTCCGCCCGCGGCCGCCGCTATCTGATGGCGACCTTGTCGGACGCGTCCGGCCAGTTCATCGCCACCTGCTTCGAGGATTCGGTCGCGGCCCAACTCGAGGATGCGGCCAAAGCCGGTGACTGCCTGTTGCTCAACGTCGAGCTCGACCGCCGGCCGGGCGAGGAGGCGCCGCGCGTCACCGTCAAGAGCGTGCGCTCGTTCGATACGCTGTCGAAGACCGTTCGCCTGCAGATGGAAGTGCAGGCCGCAGGGCCCGAGGCGCTGCAGCGGCTCGCCAACGCATTGGCCGCAGAGAAAGGCGGCAACGGCATCTTGTGCCTGCGCGCGCCCCACGGGCAGGGCGAGGCCGACCTCGTGCTCGGCCGCGACTACCGGCTCGACGCGGAGCTGGCCGCCCGGGTCGAACGGATCGAGGGCATCGTCTCGGTGCGCCTGTCCGCCGCCGAATCCGCGAGGCTTGCCCTCGTCTCCTAG
- a CDS encoding long-chain fatty acid--CoA ligase, with translation MLGGMQDWPLRIMRLLDHAEREHGTREIVSRYASGETVRSDWAGIARDARRLANALERLGLKRGDRIATLAMNHGRHLAAWYGAIGMGGVLHTINPRLFDDQLVYIANHAEDRILFYDAAFAATVERLKPQFRAIEHYVCFDPAEGDGFENLIAAESDRYQWVEGDEREPAMLCYTSGTTGNPKGVLYEHRSTVLHALVEVMPDVFNLSNRAVALPIVPMFHAAAWGLPFAAPIAGAKLVFSADYTPQVMCDLMNAEGVTHTAGVPTVWLALINHVELTGADLGPLRLVTIGGSAAPRAMIEWFLRRGIEVGHAWGMTEMSPIGTFGGRPAHWGDMSEGEQLDLLCRQGRPPFGVELRIVDDEGVVLPRDGKASGRLQARGPWIVSSYFKGEEPAIDADNWFDTGDVAILHPDGVMQITDRSKDVIKSGGEWISSIELENAAVGCPGVAEAAAVGVYHPKWDERPLLLVVRREGADVTPQAILAHLADHVAKWWLPDEILFVDSLPHTATGKLLKTALREQYKDYKLATAA, from the coding sequence ATGCTCGGTGGAATGCAGGATTGGCCGCTCCGGATCATGCGGCTCTTGGATCATGCCGAGCGCGAGCATGGCACGCGCGAGATCGTTTCGCGCTACGCCTCGGGCGAGACCGTCCGCTCCGACTGGGCGGGCATAGCCCGCGACGCCCGCCGCCTCGCCAACGCGCTCGAGCGGCTCGGGCTGAAGCGCGGCGACCGCATCGCCACGCTCGCCATGAACCATGGCCGCCACCTTGCCGCCTGGTACGGGGCGATCGGCATGGGCGGCGTCCTTCACACCATCAACCCGCGCCTGTTCGACGACCAGCTCGTCTACATCGCCAACCATGCCGAGGACCGGATCCTCTTCTACGACGCCGCCTTCGCCGCGACCGTCGAGCGGCTGAAGCCCCAGTTCCGCGCGATCGAACATTATGTCTGCTTCGACCCGGCCGAGGGCGACGGCTTCGAAAATCTGATCGCCGCCGAGAGCGACCGCTACCAATGGGTCGAGGGCGACGAGCGCGAACCGGCGATGCTCTGCTACACCAGCGGCACCACCGGCAACCCGAAGGGCGTGCTCTACGAGCATCGCTCGACCGTGCTCCACGCGCTCGTCGAAGTAATGCCGGACGTGTTCAACCTGTCGAACCGCGCGGTCGCGCTGCCGATCGTCCCGATGTTCCACGCCGCCGCCTGGGGGCTCCCGTTCGCCGCGCCGATCGCGGGCGCAAAGCTCGTATTCTCAGCCGATTACACGCCGCAGGTGATGTGCGATCTCATGAATGCGGAGGGCGTGACCCACACCGCCGGCGTGCCGACCGTCTGGCTTGCGCTTATCAACCACGTCGAATTGACCGGCGCGGATCTTGGGCCCTTGCGGCTGGTGACGATCGGCGGGTCGGCGGCGCCGCGGGCGATGATCGAGTGGTTTCTGCGCCGCGGGATCGAGGTCGGCCACGCCTGGGGAATGACCGAAATGTCGCCGATCGGCACGTTCGGCGGGCGACCGGCGCATTGGGGCGACATGAGCGAAGGCGAGCAGCTCGACCTGCTCTGCCGGCAGGGCCGACCGCCTTTCGGCGTCGAGCTTCGGATCGTCGACGACGAAGGCGTGGTCCTGCCGCGCGACGGCAAGGCGTCGGGTCGGCTGCAGGCGCGCGGTCCCTGGATCGTCTCCTCCTATTTCAAGGGCGAAGAGCCGGCGATCGACGCCGACAACTGGTTCGACACCGGCGACGTCGCGATCCTCCACCCCGACGGCGTCATGCAGATCACCGACCGGTCCAAGGACGTGATCAAGTCGGGCGGGGAATGGATCAGCTCGATCGAGCTCGAAAATGCCGCGGTCGGCTGCCCGGGCGTCGCCGAGGCGGCTGCGGTCGGCGTCTACCACCCCAAATGGGACGAGCGCCCGCTGCTGCTGGTCGTACGCCGGGAAGGGGCGGACGTCACGCCCCAGGCGATCCTCGCCCACCTTGCCGATCATGTCGCCAAATGGTGGCTGCCCGACGAAATCCTCTTCGTCGATTCGCTGCCGCACACCGCGACCGGCAAGCTCCTCAAGACCGCCCTGCGCGAGCAATATAAGGACTACAAGCTGGCGACGGCGGCTTAA
- a CDS encoding class I SAM-dependent methyltransferase gives MHNSPQRDDGDTFDPDTLAYYEKFAPTYSASGAGGQSRHLESFLALLAPSSRILDLGCGGGIDASAMLAQGFVVDAIEASPAIAAMAERRMNRPVKVMRFDELDAVEEYDAVWASASLIHVPRQGLSGILCRIFAALKPLGLHFASYKTGRSEGRDSVGRYYNYPSHEELLNFYRQSAPWQIANVTEYVGGGFEKGSGPWVAIITQRPR, from the coding sequence ATGCACAATTCTCCGCAACGAGACGATGGCGATACATTCGATCCTGATACATTGGCCTATTATGAGAAGTTTGCACCGACCTACTCCGCAAGCGGAGCTGGCGGTCAGAGCCGTCACCTTGAGTCTTTTCTTGCCCTACTCGCGCCTTCCTCTCGCATCCTCGATCTTGGATGTGGCGGGGGAATAGACGCCTCCGCAATGCTCGCTCAAGGATTCGTAGTAGATGCCATTGAAGCGTCTCCTGCCATCGCAGCCATGGCAGAAAGGCGCATGAACCGCCCGGTCAAAGTGATGCGCTTTGACGAGCTTGACGCCGTGGAAGAGTATGACGCGGTGTGGGCAAGTGCCAGCCTCATCCACGTGCCGCGCCAAGGCCTTTCCGGAATTCTCTGTCGTATTTTTGCAGCGTTGAAGCCCTTGGGACTGCACTTTGCGAGTTACAAAACCGGGAGGAGCGAAGGCCGCGATAGCGTCGGCCGATATTACAATTACCCGTCGCATGAGGAGTTGTTGAACTTCTATCGACAATCCGCTCCGTGGCAGATCGCAAATGTCACAGAATATGTGGGCGGCGGCTTTGAAAAAGGCTCTGGTCCATGGGTGGCTATAATCACGCAACGCCCTCGTTAG
- a CDS encoding alpha/beta hydrolase: MLSLRKALILCAAALVPGGLALSWIAGSAMVQGEPSVVPAAASPAQDIEIRSLDGLKLAGTYWPGRQPHSPSVLLLHGVKSSRISTAAGAARLASLGYAVLTIDFRGHGQSEMATRSFGLHEALDAQAAFDWLKKRQAGARVGIIGHSLGGAAALLGPRGPIPADALVLQAVYPDIRRAIRNRIAERLTTVPAYLLEPLLSFQSKPRFGVMPDKLSPLEALQRFHGPVFVMGGEDDRYTPPEETRALFAAAPGRKMLWLVPGRGHAAMGDLRDQAYYERLHNFLQQTIGHP; this comes from the coding sequence ATGCTCTCGCTGCGCAAGGCTCTCATTCTCTGCGCGGCAGCGCTCGTTCCTGGCGGATTGGCACTTAGCTGGATCGCCGGATCTGCAATGGTCCAAGGTGAACCTAGCGTGGTCCCTGCGGCAGCATCTCCTGCCCAGGATATCGAGATCCGCAGCCTCGATGGGCTAAAGTTGGCAGGAACATATTGGCCAGGGCGGCAGCCACATTCTCCATCCGTCCTGCTGCTGCACGGGGTGAAGTCGTCTCGCATCTCCACTGCAGCGGGAGCGGCTCGCCTCGCCTCACTAGGCTACGCGGTGCTCACCATCGACTTCAGGGGGCACGGACAGTCGGAGATGGCGACACGCAGCTTCGGGCTTCATGAAGCATTGGACGCACAGGCTGCTTTCGATTGGCTGAAGAAGCGACAGGCAGGCGCGCGGGTAGGCATCATCGGACACTCTCTCGGCGGCGCTGCTGCACTTCTCGGGCCTCGAGGACCGATCCCCGCCGACGCCTTGGTGCTGCAAGCGGTCTATCCCGATATCAGACGAGCTATCCGCAACCGGATCGCCGAGCGTCTCACCACGGTTCCAGCGTATCTGCTGGAGCCTCTGTTAAGCTTTCAATCCAAGCCTCGGTTCGGAGTGATGCCGGACAAGCTCTCACCGCTCGAAGCGTTGCAGCGTTTCCATGGGCCTGTTTTCGTGATGGGCGGCGAAGACGACCGATACACGCCTCCAGAGGAAACACGGGCACTCTTTGCGGCTGCGCCGGGCCGCAAAATGCTTTGGCTCGTGCCTGGCCGTGGCCATGCGGCGATGGGTGACCTGCGCGATCAGGCCTATTATGAGCGCCTCCACAACTTCCTTCAGCAGACGATCGGACATCCATAG
- a CDS encoding GNAT family N-acetyltransferase: MRELTIRLEEGEADRAFIRALNGRLSDVIDAPTHSRDEVVAFQDRFTASAWGADAGHNATLVAASNDGRRLGYVHVREGTDDIANEKCGYIALLAVAAEAEGEGVGLALLHAAENWAKDMGYRRLSLDVFASNQRARHFYEKAGFRPETIRLIRQL, translated from the coding sequence GTGCGTGAACTGACTATCCGCCTTGAAGAGGGCGAAGCCGACCGAGCCTTCATCCGCGCCCTGAACGGACGTTTGAGCGACGTTATCGACGCCCCAACCCATTCCCGCGACGAAGTCGTTGCCTTCCAGGATCGTTTCACCGCTTCGGCCTGGGGAGCCGACGCAGGGCATAATGCGACATTGGTTGCCGCGAGCAATGACGGGCGGCGGCTAGGCTATGTACATGTCCGGGAAGGCACGGACGACATCGCCAATGAAAAGTGCGGCTACATCGCGCTTCTAGCCGTCGCGGCTGAGGCCGAGGGCGAGGGCGTTGGGCTGGCTCTTCTCCACGCCGCTGAGAACTGGGCGAAAGACATGGGGTATCGCCGGCTCTCGCTGGATGTCTTCGCAAGCAACCAGCGCGCCCGCCATTTCTACGAGAAGGCGGGGTTTCGGCCCGAAACCATCCGTTTGATCAGGCAACTTTGA
- a CDS encoding tyrosine-type recombinase/integrase: MGHSIYDPGQDCRSVWNAGRKLGAKRPLHPKQVWAVRFWLEQERRLRDRALFDLAIDSKLRGCDLVKIRIGELVSGGRIRQRAIVIQQKTGRPVQFEVLEPARTSLLEWLEGRGGSLDDFVFPSRTDHSDHISTRQYARLVDEWVTAIGLRREDYGTHSLRRTKAALIYKQTGNLRAVQILLGHTKIETTVRYLGVEVEDALTLAEATEV, from the coding sequence ATGGGACACTCGATCTATGACCCCGGGCAGGACTGCCGTTCCGTATGGAACGCCGGTCGTAAGCTGGGCGCCAAAAGGCCCCTCCATCCTAAGCAGGTCTGGGCTGTACGCTTCTGGTTAGAGCAGGAGCGGCGACTTCGAGATCGTGCGCTGTTCGATCTAGCGATCGACAGCAAGCTGCGTGGCTGTGACCTGGTGAAGATACGGATCGGCGAACTGGTGAGCGGAGGTCGCATCCGGCAGCGAGCCATCGTCATACAGCAGAAGACGGGTCGGCCCGTTCAGTTTGAGGTACTTGAACCCGCTAGGACGAGTTTGCTGGAATGGCTGGAGGGTCGCGGCGGCTCGCTAGACGACTTCGTATTCCCCAGCCGAACGGATCACTCCGATCACATCAGCACCCGGCAGTATGCCCGGCTCGTTGACGAGTGGGTGACCGCCATCGGCCTTCGGCGAGAGGACTACGGCACACATTCTCTCCGTCGCACCAAGGCAGCCCTCATCTACAAGCAGACGGGGAATCTCAGAGCGGTGCAAATCCTCTTGGGTCACACGAAGATCGAGACGACCGTCAGGTATTTGGGCGTCGAGGTCGAGGATGCCCTTACCTTGGCAGAGGCGACTGAGGTCTAA